One genomic segment of Streptomyces liangshanensis includes these proteins:
- a CDS encoding universal stress protein, producing the protein MSTTSGIVVGVDGSEPSLKALHWAVRQAELTGDRVTALIGWEYPATGWAAMMPGTPAEFDPEALARQILDETLDKNLDAAVAGAVERRVVNGPAAQVLIDASEGAALLVVGERGYSGFTATLLGSVSLHVTQHAKSPVVVVRGEQG; encoded by the coding sequence ATGAGCACCACCAGCGGGATCGTCGTCGGCGTCGACGGCTCGGAGCCGTCCTTGAAGGCCCTGCACTGGGCGGTACGCCAGGCGGAGCTGACCGGCGACCGGGTGACGGCGCTGATCGGGTGGGAGTACCCGGCGACCGGGTGGGCCGCGATGATGCCGGGCACTCCGGCGGAGTTCGACCCCGAGGCGCTGGCGCGCCAGATACTCGACGAGACGCTGGACAAGAACCTGGACGCGGCGGTGGCGGGGGCGGTCGAGCGGCGCGTGGTGAACGGGCCGGCGGCGCAGGTGCTGATCGACGCGTCGGAGGGGGCTGCTCTGCTGGTGGTGGGGGAGCGGGGGTACAGCGGGTTCACGGCTACGTTGCTGGGGTCGGTGAGCCTGCATGTGACGCAGCACGCGAAGTCGCCGGTAGTGGTGGTACGCGGCGAACAAGGCTGA
- a CDS encoding MerR family transcriptional regulator: MPDDDEPDDERTSGAGPRRGLTIGAFARASRLSAKALRRYDELGLLRPARVDPYTGYRYYDETQLERARLVAWLRRVGMPLARIRHVCDLRGTDAVAAGREIEAYWARVEYETAARRDLATFLVDHLTLSGDRPPAGKGVEAMEHTNRSPGMLGIRYASRSDRGLVRPTNQDTAYADDGLLAVADGYGAEGARASSAAVEALRSVAIEGGDLLNALTEGVVRANAAVGAVAGASGTTLTAMLWTGSQLALVHIGDTRAYLARNGAFFRITHDHTVVQSLIDGGALTAEEAESHPQRSMLLRSLDGTEEPVRPELRLHDAREGDRYLLCSDGLSTVVPPEEVRRVVTAETPPEDAVTELLTLAQEAGAPDNVACVVADVVHLLA, encoded by the coding sequence ATGCCGGACGACGACGAGCCCGACGACGAGCGGACGAGTGGTGCCGGGCCCCGGCGCGGCTTGACGATCGGCGCCTTCGCCCGCGCGTCCCGGCTGTCGGCGAAGGCGCTGCGCCGCTACGACGAGCTGGGCCTGCTGCGACCGGCTCGCGTCGACCCGTACACCGGCTACCGGTACTACGACGAGACGCAGTTGGAGCGGGCCCGGCTGGTCGCGTGGCTGCGGCGGGTCGGGATGCCGCTGGCCCGGATCCGGCACGTGTGCGATCTCCGGGGAACGGACGCGGTCGCGGCCGGGCGGGAGATCGAGGCGTACTGGGCGCGGGTGGAGTACGAGACCGCCGCGCGCCGGGATCTGGCGACCTTCCTCGTCGACCATCTGACGCTGTCGGGGGATCGGCCTCCGGCGGGAAAGGGCGTTGAAGCGATGGAGCACACGAATCGTTCACCGGGCATGCTCGGGATCCGTTACGCGTCCCGGTCCGACCGGGGTCTGGTGCGGCCGACCAACCAGGACACGGCGTACGCGGACGACGGGCTGCTGGCGGTGGCCGACGGGTACGGCGCGGAGGGGGCGCGGGCCAGTTCGGCGGCCGTGGAGGCACTGCGGTCGGTCGCGATCGAGGGCGGCGACCTGCTCAACGCGCTGACGGAGGGGGTGGTACGGGCGAACGCGGCGGTGGGCGCGGTGGCCGGTGCCTCCGGTACGACGCTCACCGCGATGCTGTGGACCGGGTCGCAACTGGCGCTGGTGCACATCGGGGACACCCGCGCGTACCTGGCGCGGAACGGCGCGTTCTTCCGCATCACGCACGACCACACGGTGGTGCAGTCGCTGATCGACGGGGGTGCCCTCACGGCCGAGGAGGCGGAGTCGCATCCGCAACGGTCGATGCTGCTGCGTTCCCTGGACGGTACGGAGGAGCCGGTCCGCCCGGAACTGCGCCTCCACGACGCACGGGAGGGTGACCGCTACCTGCTCTGCTCGGACGGCCTGTCGACGGTGGTCCCGCCGGAAGAGGTACGCCGCGTCGTGACCGCCGAGACACCCCCGGAGGACGCGGTCACGGAACTCCTGACCCTGGCCCAAGAGGCAGGCGCCCCGGACAACGTGGCCTGCGTGGTGGCAGACGTCGTGCACCTACTGGCGTAG
- a CDS encoding ABC transporter permease, which yields MTTGTEAANADANDIELTLATPKREDLAALLVDKDRPPRPGALSASLTFGWRAMLKIKHVPEQLFDVTAFPIMMVLMYAYLFGGALAGSVSAYIQFLLPGILVMSVVMITMYTGVAVNTDIEKGVFDRFRTLPIWRPAPMVGYLLGDLVRYVIASLVMLAVGMVIGYRPHGGPLGILAGLAVLLVFAFSFSWLWTMFGLLLRSEKSVMGVSMMVIFPLTFLSNVFVDPKTMPGWLQAFVDNSPVSHVATAVRELMAGNWPAAHIGWSLGWSAALLTIFGAVTMHLYNQK from the coding sequence ATGACCACCGGCACCGAGGCGGCGAACGCCGACGCGAACGACATCGAACTGACCCTGGCCACCCCCAAGCGGGAGGATCTCGCCGCCCTGCTGGTCGACAAGGACCGCCCGCCGCGCCCCGGCGCGCTCTCCGCGTCGCTGACCTTCGGCTGGCGGGCGATGCTCAAGATCAAGCACGTACCGGAACAGCTCTTCGACGTGACGGCCTTCCCGATCATGATGGTGCTGATGTACGCGTACCTCTTCGGGGGCGCGCTCGCCGGTTCCGTCTCGGCGTACATCCAGTTCCTGCTGCCGGGCATCCTGGTGATGAGCGTCGTGATGATCACGATGTACACGGGCGTCGCGGTCAACACGGACATCGAGAAGGGCGTCTTCGACCGCTTCCGTACGCTCCCCATCTGGCGCCCCGCGCCCATGGTCGGCTACCTGCTGGGCGACCTGGTCCGCTACGTGATCGCGTCGCTGGTGATGCTCGCGGTCGGCATGGTCATCGGCTACCGCCCGCACGGGGGACCGCTGGGCATCCTCGCGGGCCTGGCGGTGCTGCTGGTCTTCGCGTTCTCGTTCTCGTGGCTCTGGACGATGTTCGGCCTGCTCCTGCGCAGCGAGAAGTCCGTCATGGGCGTCAGCATGATGGTGATCTTCCCGCTGACGTTCCTCAGCAACGTCTTCGTCGACCCGAAGACCATGCCGGGCTGGCTCCAGGCCTTCGTCGACAACAGCCCGGTGAGCCACGTGGCGACGGCGGTACGCGAACTGATGGCGGGCAACTGGCCCGCGGCCCACATCGGATGGTCCCTGGGCTGGTCGGCGGCCCTGCTGACGATCTTCGGCGCGGTGACGATGCACCTGTACAACCAAAAGTGA
- a CDS encoding FMN reductase has product MGAHVGTREPLRIVAVSAGLSKPSSTRLLADRLAESATSELTSLDVKAEVTVVELRDLAVDIANNLVTGFPSPALRAALEAVTGADALITVTPVFAGSYSGLFKSFFDLVEPDALRGTPVLLAATGGTARHSLVVEHAMRPLFSYLRTLTLPTAVFAATDDWGTGADTYGGGLSARIERAGAELAGVLAGAAAPRAGASGRMAASGRNAEDSADADVDADAEADEVVPFEQLLADPTRASGAINR; this is encoded by the coding sequence ATGGGAGCGCATGTGGGTACGCGGGAGCCGTTGCGGATCGTCGCCGTGTCGGCCGGGTTGAGCAAGCCGTCCTCGACGCGTCTGCTCGCGGACCGGCTGGCGGAGTCGGCCACGTCGGAGCTGACGTCCCTCGACGTCAAGGCGGAGGTCACGGTCGTCGAACTGCGCGATCTGGCCGTCGACATCGCGAACAACCTGGTCACCGGCTTCCCGTCGCCCGCGCTGCGGGCCGCGCTGGAGGCGGTGACCGGGGCGGACGCCCTGATCACGGTGACGCCGGTGTTCGCGGGGTCGTACAGCGGGCTCTTCAAGTCCTTCTTCGACCTGGTGGAGCCCGACGCGCTGCGGGGGACGCCGGTCCTGCTGGCGGCGACCGGTGGGACGGCGCGGCACTCGCTGGTCGTGGAGCACGCGATGCGGCCGCTGTTCTCGTACCTGCGGACGCTGACGCTGCCGACGGCGGTCTTCGCGGCGACGGACGACTGGGGGACGGGCGCGGACACGTACGGGGGCGGGCTGTCCGCCCGGATCGAGCGGGCGGGGGCGGAGTTGGCGGGGGTGCTGGCGGGGGCCGCGGCGCCTCGGGCGGGCGCTTCGGGGCGGATGGCCGCTTCGGGGCGGAATGCGGAGGACTCCGCGGACGCTGATGTCGATGCGGATGCGGAGGCCGACGAGGTGGTGCCGTTCGAGCAGCTCCTCGCGGATCCGACGCGAGCCAGTGGAGCGATCAACCGGTAG
- a CDS encoding DUF1062 domain-containing protein, producing MLNIWVVMPTCPPTVLRRCHACPSGRLRVNGKFRVNAHHKLLDVWLLALCAACGETAKLTVLERARVRSVRPGLLDRLHANDPSLAAELLQDPAVRRRNRMALDWDGAWRLDTGRSDRPEAWDKARAEAGAEAETEAVEVSVRFGARIPVRPARLIAEGFGLARAEAERLIAEGNLVSTVRLNGKLSGDFTFTLKR from the coding sequence GTGCTCAACATCTGGGTGGTCATGCCCACCTGCCCGCCTACTGTTCTCCGGCGCTGCCACGCCTGCCCGTCCGGACGTCTCCGGGTGAACGGCAAGTTCCGCGTCAACGCCCACCACAAGCTCCTCGACGTCTGGCTCCTCGCGCTGTGCGCCGCGTGCGGGGAGACGGCGAAGCTGACGGTCCTGGAGCGGGCGCGTGTACGTTCCGTACGGCCCGGCCTGCTGGACCGCCTGCACGCCAACGACCCGTCCCTGGCCGCCGAGTTGCTCCAGGACCCGGCGGTGCGGCGCCGTAACCGCATGGCTCTGGACTGGGACGGTGCCTGGCGCCTGGACACGGGCCGGTCGGACCGGCCGGAGGCTTGGGACAAGGCCCGGGCGGAGGCGGGGGCGGAGGCAGAGACGGAGGCCGTCGAGGTCTCGGTCCGCTTCGGCGCCCGGATACCCGTCCGTCCGGCGCGGCTGATCGCCGAGGGCTTCGGCCTGGCGCGGGCGGAGGCCGAAAGGCTCATCGCCGAGGGGAATCTCGTCTCGACGGTCCGTCTGAACGGCAAGCTCTCGGGCGACTTCACCTTCACGCTCAAGCGCTGA
- a CDS encoding LLM class flavin-dependent oxidoreductase, with protein sequence MQFGIFTVGDVTPDPTTGRTPSEHERIKAMVTIARKAEEVGLDVFATGEHHNPPFVPSSPTTMLGYIAATTERLILSTSTTLITTNDPVKIAEDFAMLQHLADGRVDLMMGRGNTGPVYPWFGEDIRQGIPLAIEKYALLHKLWREDVVDWEGKFRTPLQGFTATPRPLDGTPPFVWHGSIRSPEIAEQAAYYGDGFFANNIFWPKEHYQKLIRLYRKRYAHYGHGTPEQAMVGLGGQAFIRKNSQDAVREFRPYFDNAPVYGHGPSLEEFTEQTPLTVGSPQEVIEKTLTFRESFGDYQRQLFLMDHAGLPLKTVLEQLDLLGEEVVPVLRAEFARNRPAEVPDGPVHPAAGAALGARTSSEV encoded by the coding sequence ATGCAGTTCGGGATCTTCACGGTCGGCGACGTCACGCCCGACCCGACCACCGGACGGACACCGAGCGAGCACGAGCGGATCAAGGCGATGGTCACCATCGCGCGGAAGGCGGAGGAGGTCGGGCTCGACGTCTTCGCGACGGGGGAACACCACAACCCGCCCTTCGTCCCCTCCTCGCCGACGACCATGCTCGGCTACATCGCGGCCACCACCGAGCGGCTGATCCTCTCCACGTCCACCACCCTCATCACCACCAACGACCCGGTGAAGATCGCGGAGGACTTCGCGATGCTCCAGCACCTGGCCGACGGGCGGGTGGACCTGATGATGGGGCGTGGCAACACCGGCCCGGTCTACCCGTGGTTCGGCGAGGACATCCGCCAGGGCATCCCGCTCGCCATCGAGAAGTACGCGCTGCTGCACAAGCTGTGGCGGGAGGACGTCGTGGACTGGGAGGGCAAGTTCCGTACGCCCCTCCAGGGGTTCACGGCCACGCCCCGGCCGCTGGACGGCACGCCGCCGTTCGTCTGGCACGGGTCGATCCGCTCGCCCGAGATCGCCGAACAGGCCGCGTACTACGGAGACGGCTTCTTCGCCAACAACATCTTCTGGCCCAAGGAGCACTACCAGAAGCTGATCCGCCTCTACCGGAAGCGGTACGCGCACTACGGGCACGGCACGCCGGAGCAGGCGATGGTCGGTCTCGGCGGGCAGGCGTTCATCCGGAAGAACTCGCAGGACGCGGTACGGGAGTTCCGGCCGTACTTCGACAACGCGCCGGTCTACGGGCACGGCCCGTCGCTGGAGGAGTTCACCGAGCAGACGCCGCTGACCGTGGGGAGTCCGCAGGAGGTCATCGAGAAGACGCTGACGTTCCGGGAGTCCTTCGGTGACTACCAGCGCCAGTTGTTCCTGATGGACCACGCGGGGCTGCCGCTGAAGACGGTGCTGGAGCAGCTCGACCTGCTGGGCGAGGAGGTCGTGCCGGTGCTGCGGGCGGAGTTCGCCAGGAACCGGCCGGCGGAGGTCCCGGACGGGCCGGTGCATCCGGCGGCGGGGGCGGCGCTCGGTGCTCGTACCAGCTCGGAGGTCTGA
- a CDS encoding ATP-binding cassette domain-containing protein, with amino-acid sequence MTTDLAIETRGLVKVFGGHRAVDGIDLAVPAGTVYGVLGPNGAGKTTAVKMLATLLRPDGGEARVFGKDVVRDADAVRGRVSLTGQYASVDEDLTGTENLVLLARLLGHGKAAARARAGRMLEAFGLTGAAGKQVKQYSGGMRRRVDIAASILNTPDLLFLDEPTTGLDPRSRNQVWDIVRAVVAQGTTVLLTTQYLDEADQLASRIAVIDHGKVIAEGTKGELKASVGAGSVHLRLRDPEHRPEAERLLTRALDAVVQLDPDPVALTAAVTARGEQGAAEGAARALGELARAGITVDTFSLGQPTLDEVFLALTDKPLDVTKEGATA; translated from the coding sequence ATGACAACAGATCTCGCGATCGAGACCCGGGGGCTGGTGAAGGTCTTCGGCGGGCACCGCGCCGTGGACGGCATCGACCTCGCCGTGCCGGCGGGCACGGTCTACGGGGTCCTCGGACCGAACGGCGCGGGCAAGACGACCGCCGTGAAGATGCTCGCCACGCTGCTGCGGCCCGACGGCGGCGAGGCGCGGGTCTTCGGCAAGGACGTGGTGCGGGACGCGGACGCGGTACGGGGCCGGGTCAGCCTCACCGGGCAGTACGCCTCGGTGGACGAGGACCTGACCGGCACCGAGAACCTGGTGCTGCTGGCGCGCCTCCTCGGCCACGGGAAGGCGGCCGCGCGGGCGCGGGCGGGGCGGATGCTGGAGGCGTTCGGGCTGACCGGGGCGGCGGGGAAGCAGGTCAAGCAGTACTCGGGCGGTATGCGGCGCCGTGTCGACATCGCCGCGTCCATCCTCAACACGCCGGACCTGCTGTTCCTGGACGAGCCGACGACCGGGCTCGACCCGCGCAGCCGTAACCAGGTGTGGGACATCGTGCGGGCGGTGGTCGCGCAGGGCACGACGGTCCTGCTGACGACCCAGTACCTGGACGAGGCGGACCAGTTGGCGTCCCGTATCGCCGTGATCGACCACGGGAAGGTGATCGCGGAGGGGACGAAGGGCGAGCTGAAGGCGTCCGTCGGCGCGGGCTCGGTCCATCTGCGGCTGCGGGACCCGGAGCACAGGCCGGAGGCGGAGCGGCTGCTGACGCGCGCGCTCGACGCGGTCGTCCAGCTCGACCCCGACCCGGTCGCCCTGACCGCCGCCGTCACGGCGCGCGGCGAACAGGGCGCGGCGGAGGGGGCGGCGCGGGCGCTGGGGGAGCTGGCGCGGGCCGGGATCACCGTGGACACCTTCTCGCTGGGGCAGCCGACGCTGGACGAGGTGTTCCTGGCCCTCACGGACAAGCCGCTCGACGTCACGAAGGAGGGGGCGACGGCATGA